The following coding sequences lie in one Pseudomonas monsensis genomic window:
- a CDS encoding MaoC family dehydratase: protein MPYVPVAELKDYVGKELGRSEWLTIDQERINLFAEATGDYQFIHVDPVKAAQTPFGSTIAHGFLSLSLIPKLMEDILILPQGVKMVVNYGLDSVRFIQPVKVNSKVRLKVDLGEVTEKKPGQWLLKATATLEIEGSDKPAYIAEPLSLCFV, encoded by the coding sequence ATGCCCTATGTTCCCGTTGCAGAGCTCAAAGATTATGTCGGCAAGGAACTCGGACGTTCCGAATGGCTCACTATCGATCAGGAACGCATCAACCTGTTCGCCGAAGCCACCGGTGATTATCAGTTCATTCACGTCGACCCGGTCAAAGCCGCGCAAACGCCATTTGGCAGCACCATTGCCCACGGTTTCCTGTCGTTGTCGCTAATCCCCAAATTGATGGAAGACATCCTGATCCTGCCGCAAGGCGTGAAGATGGTGGTCAACTACGGTCTGGACAGCGTGCGCTTCATCCAGCCGGTGAAAGTCAATTCGAAAGTCCGTCTGAAGGTCGATCTGGGCGAAGTGACCGAGAAAAAACCCGGCCAGTGGCTGCTCAAGGCCACCGCGACACTGGAGATAGAAGGCTCGGACAAACCGGCCTATATCGCCGAGCCACTGTCGCTCTGCTTCGTCTGA
- a CDS encoding CidA/LrgA family protein, with the protein MLLRGLTLLVLFQLLGTALNHLLLPVLPGPIIGLLLLLVFLIVRGEVGEPLNLAAGSLLRYLPLLLVPPAVGVMVYASAIAADFWAIVGALVVSLILSMAFAGVLMQRLVRRHVAPSEES; encoded by the coding sequence ATGTTGTTACGTGGCCTGACCCTGCTGGTGCTGTTTCAATTGCTCGGCACGGCGCTCAATCACTTGCTGTTGCCGGTGCTGCCGGGGCCGATCATCGGCCTGCTGTTGCTGCTGGTGTTCCTGATCGTTCGCGGGGAAGTCGGCGAGCCGTTGAACCTCGCGGCCGGCAGTCTGTTGCGCTATCTGCCCTTGCTGCTGGTGCCGCCAGCCGTGGGTGTGATGGTGTACGCCTCGGCAATTGCCGCGGATTTCTGGGCGATTGTCGGCGCACTGGTGGTCTCGCTGATTCTGTCGATGGCCTTCGCCGGGGTCTTGATGCAGCGTCTGGTCCGGCGTCATGTAGCGCCATCGGAGGAATCCTGA
- a CDS encoding LrgB family protein — MLFDWHGAWASVIHHPLFGIGITLGAYQLVLAAFEKTRWIFLQPVLVSMLLVIGVLVSCGLTYAEYRKSTEILSILLGPATVALAVPLYLNLKRIRQLFWPIFTTLVIGGVVATGMGVLLGWWFGAEHMILMTMAPKSVTSPIAMLVAEQIGGVAALAAVFVLITGVIGAIFGPALLTRLGVHSPEARGMALGMTAHAVGTSVALQESDECGAFAALAMSLMGVATAVFLPLAVSMVV; from the coding sequence ATGCTCTTCGACTGGCACGGCGCCTGGGCGTCGGTGATTCACCATCCGCTGTTCGGCATCGGCATCACCCTCGGTGCTTATCAACTGGTGCTGGCGGCGTTCGAGAAAACCCGCTGGATCTTTCTGCAACCGGTGCTGGTCTCCATGCTGTTGGTGATTGGGGTGCTGGTCAGCTGCGGCCTGACTTACGCCGAGTACCGCAAGAGCACCGAGATCCTCAGCATTCTGCTGGGCCCGGCGACAGTGGCGCTGGCGGTGCCGCTGTATCTCAACCTCAAACGCATCCGCCAATTGTTCTGGCCGATTTTTACTACGCTGGTGATAGGTGGTGTGGTCGCGACGGGCATGGGCGTGTTGCTCGGCTGGTGGTTCGGCGCCGAGCACATGATCCTGATGACCATGGCGCCGAAGTCGGTGACCTCGCCGATTGCCATGCTGGTGGCCGAGCAGATCGGTGGCGTCGCGGCGCTGGCGGCGGTGTTCGTGCTGATCACCGGGGTGATCGGCGCGATCTTCGGCCCGGCACTGTTGACCCGCCTTGGCGTACACAGCCCCGAGGCGCGCGGCATGGCGTTGGGCATGACAGCCCACGCCGTCGGCACCTCGGTGGCGTTGCAGGAAAGTGATGAGTGCGGCGCCTTCGCGGCGCTGGCAATGAGTCTGATGGGCGTGGCCACGGCGGTGTTCCTGCCGTTGGCGGTGTCGATGGTGGTCTAA
- a CDS encoding LON peptidase substrate-binding domain-containing protein, with product MSLPLFPLNTVLFPGCNLDLQIFEARYLDMIGRCMKQGGGFGVVCILDGSEVGLAPQGFALVGCEALITDFQQQDNGLLGIRVQGGRRFHVLRTEVQRDQLILADVEWLDDEPEQPLQEEDADLVALLKALAEHPMVEALNMGTDAPGQQSLANQLAYLLPFAEEDKIDLLQLDDPQQRLDAIQALLDELQGELFA from the coding sequence ATGAGCCTGCCGCTTTTTCCGCTGAACACAGTGCTGTTTCCCGGTTGCAATCTCGACTTGCAGATCTTCGAGGCGCGCTACCTGGACATGATCGGTCGTTGCATGAAACAGGGCGGCGGCTTCGGCGTGGTGTGCATCCTCGACGGTAGCGAAGTCGGCCTCGCGCCGCAGGGTTTTGCGCTGGTCGGCTGCGAAGCGCTGATCACCGATTTCCAGCAGCAGGACAACGGGCTGTTGGGGATTCGCGTGCAGGGCGGGCGCCGCTTCCATGTGCTGCGCACCGAAGTGCAGCGCGACCAATTGATTCTCGCTGACGTCGAGTGGCTGGACGACGAGCCGGAGCAACCCTTGCAGGAAGAAGACGCCGACCTGGTGGCGCTGCTCAAGGCCCTGGCCGAGCATCCGATGGTCGAGGCGCTGAACATGGGCACCGACGCGCCTGGTCAGCAGTCACTGGCCAATCAGTTGGCCTACCTGTTGCCCTTTGCCGAAGAAGACAAGATCGACCTGCTGCAACTGGATGATCCGCAACAGCGCCTGGATGCCATTCAGGCACTGCTGGATGAGTTGCAAGGTGAGTTATTCGCCTGA